The Pseudomonas sp. SCA2728.1_7 DNA segment TCACGCACGCGATCCGGCGTCGGGCGCAGGCCCGGCGCGTCGGGGAAGCTCAGCTTGCGGCTGCGCCATTGGCCGCCAATGATGCGCAACTGGTTCACGCCGTTGTGGACGTTATGCGCAGGCTTTTTAGGGGTACGAGTCGCCATTAATGCTCCGGAACCCCGAGCGGTTGCTCGGCAGGTTTATCAGATGGGGCCGGTAACGGCTTTTGCGGCACGGTCGGGCCAGCGGTGACGATGACCATTTTGTCCGTGCTCAAGTGTTTGTTCAGGGCGTCGCGGACTTGCTCCACGGTCAGGCTCTGCGACTGACGCATGAAGTCGTCCAGATAGCTCAGCGGCAGATTATAGAAGCCCATCGCGCCGAGTTGGCCGACGATATCGGCATTACTCGCGGTGGACAGCGGGAAGCTGCCGGCCAATTCGCGTTTAGCGTCGTCGAGCTCCTTCTGCGTCGGCCCGGTTTTCAGGTAGTCGGCGAGCACGTCCTGCACCAGTTTCAGGGTGCCTTCGCTCATCTCCGCGCGGGTCTGCAGGTTGATCATGAACGGGCCGCGTGCCTGCATCGGGCTGAAGGCCGAGTACACGCCGTAGGTCAGGCCACGTTTCTCACGCACTTCGCTCATCAGGCGCGTGCCGAAACCGCCGCCACCGAGGATCTGGTTGCCCATCGACAGCGCCGCGTAATCCGGGTCATCACGGTCGATGCCCAGTTGCGCGAGCATCAGGTTGGTCTGCTTCGACGGGAATTCGATATGGCCAGTGCTGGCTTTCGGTTCCTGCGGCTGAGCGATCTTCGCCAGCGCCGGGCCTTTCGGCAGGGCCGAGGAGACCTGATTGGCAATCGCCTCGGCTTCGGTGCGAGACAGGTCGCCGACCAGCGCGATCACCACGTTGCCGGCCGCGTAGGCCTTGGCGTGGAATTCACGCAATTGCGCGAGGGTGATCTTCGGCACGCTTTGCGGATTGCCGTCGCTCGAATGCGCGTACGGGTGATCGCCGTACAGACGCTTCATCAGCTCAAGGCTGGCGAGTTTGCCGGGGTTCTGTTTCTGGTATTCGAAACCGGCGAGCATCTGGTTCTTGATGCGCGCGAACGAGTCGGCCGGGAAGGTCGGTTTGCCGATGACTTCCGAGAACAGCTTCAAAGCAGGCTCGCGCTTGTCGGCAGCACTCAGGCTGCGCAGCGAGGCCAGCGCCATGTCCTTGAACGCACCGTTGCCGAAATCCGCACCCAGGCCTTCAAAGCCCTGAGCGATGGCGCCGACGTCTTTGCCGGCGACACCTTCGTTGAGCATCGCGTTGGTCAGCACCGCCAGCCCCGACGCGCTGCCGTCCTGGCTGCTGCCGGCGGCGAAGATCAGGCGCATGTCGAACATCGGCAGCTCGTGGGCTTCGACGAACAACACCTTGGCGCCCTCGGCGGTGTTCCAGGTCTGTACGTCGAGCTTGCGGCTGGCCGGGGCCTTGCCGTCGAGTTCGGTGAGTGATTGCAGCTTCTGGCTGGACTTGGCGTTGTCCAAGGCTTCGCTGGCATTGCTGTCAGCGCCTGGCGTCAGGTACAGCGCGGCAGAGCCGATCACCGCTACGGCGATCAGGCCAAGCAGCAGGCGTGGGGATTTGCGCTTACTCATGAGTCGTCTCCAGTGGCAGGACGTGGGCGACGCTGAGACGTTCGCGGGTGAAATACAGCTTGGCGGCGTTCTGGATGTCTTGCGGGGTCACACTTTCCAGATCGGCGAGTTCGGTGTCCATCAGCTTCCACGACAGACCGACGGTTTCCAGTTGGCCAATCGCCGTGGCCTGGCTGGTGATCGAATCACGCTCGAAGACCAGACCGGCAATCACTTGCGCACGCACGCGCTCCAGTTCTGCGGTGGACGGCGCGGTGGTTTTCAGCTGTTCCAGCAGTTTCCACAGACCAGCCTCCGCTTGCGCCATGGTCTTTTTCTTCTGCGTGTTCGGGGTTGCCGACAGGGTGAACAGGCTGTCGCCACGGGTGTAAGCGTCGTAGCTCGACGAACCGCCAGAGACCAGCTCTTCGCCGCGCTCCAGTTGCGTCGGGATGCGCCCGCTGTAACCACCGTCGAGCAGCGCCGAGATCAGACGCAGAGCGTTGACCGAGCGCTTGTCTTCAGCGGTGGCAATGCTCGGTACGTTGAAGCCGAGCATCAAGCTAGGCAGCTGCGTTTGCACATGCAGGGTGATCTGGCGTTCGCCGGGTTCGGCCAATTCCAGTGGTTTTTTCGCCGGTGGCACGTCGCGCTTGGCGATCGGGCCGAAATAGCGCTGGGCGAGGGTTTTCACTTCGTCCGGAGTAACGTCACCGACTACGACCAGCGTGGCGTTGTTCGGCACGTACCAGGATTGGTACCAGTGGCGCAGTTCTTCGACCTTCATGCGGTCGAGGTCGGCCATCCAGCCAATGGTCGGCGTGTGGTAGCCGCTGGCCGGGTAAGCCATGGCCTTGTAGCGCTCGTAGGCTTTGGACATTGGCTTGTCATCGGTGCGCAAGCGGCGCTCTTCCTTGATGACTTCGATTTCCTTGGCGAACTCGTCGGCCGGCAGGCGCAGATTGGCCATGCGGTCGGCTTCCAGTTCAAAGGCTACGCCCAGACGGTCGCGCGCCAGCACTTGGTAATAAGCGGTGAAGTCGTCGCTGGTGAAGGCGTTCTCTTCGGCGCCCAGATCGCGAAGGATCAATGACGCTTCGCCGGGGCCGACTTTCTCGCTGCCCTTGAACATCATGTGCTCAAGCGCGTGGGACAGACCGGTCTGGCCCGGGGTTTCGTAGCTGGAACCAACCTTGTACCAGACCTGCGAGACCACCACCGGCGCGCGATGGTCTTCGCGCACGACGACCTTGAGGCCGTTGTCGAGGGTGAATTCGTGGGTCGGTTGCGGGTCGGCCGCCAAGGCCGAAAGGGGCAGGCAGACTGTGCTGAGCAGCAGGCCTGCGGCGCGGCGGGCTAGAGCATTCATTCGTTTTTTAACCTGTTGGGCTGCCCGCTTGGTCTTAGCGTCAGCGGGCGAGAGGGTGCTAGGATACTGATCCGTTTTACTGGCGGCCACGCCTATCAAGCCACTGATCGGTCGATAGGTTGTATGGGTTCCCGGAAGAAGCTTTGAGTTTGTCAGCTAAACTCTGCGTTTTCGCCGACGATGCCGTT contains these protein-coding regions:
- a CDS encoding pitrilysin family protein — translated: MNALARRAAGLLLSTVCLPLSALAADPQPTHEFTLDNGLKVVVREDHRAPVVVSQVWYKVGSSYETPGQTGLSHALEHMMFKGSEKVGPGEASLILRDLGAEENAFTSDDFTAYYQVLARDRLGVAFELEADRMANLRLPADEFAKEIEVIKEERRLRTDDKPMSKAYERYKAMAYPASGYHTPTIGWMADLDRMKVEELRHWYQSWYVPNNATLVVVGDVTPDEVKTLAQRYFGPIAKRDVPPAKKPLELAEPGERQITLHVQTQLPSLMLGFNVPSIATAEDKRSVNALRLISALLDGGYSGRIPTQLERGEELVSGGSSSYDAYTRGDSLFTLSATPNTQKKKTMAQAEAGLWKLLEQLKTTAPSTAELERVRAQVIAGLVFERDSITSQATAIGQLETVGLSWKLMDTELADLESVTPQDIQNAAKLYFTRERLSVAHVLPLETTHE
- a CDS encoding pitrilysin family protein; protein product: MSKRKSPRLLLGLIAVAVIGSAALYLTPGADSNASEALDNAKSSQKLQSLTELDGKAPASRKLDVQTWNTAEGAKVLFVEAHELPMFDMRLIFAAGSSQDGSASGLAVLTNAMLNEGVAGKDVGAIAQGFEGLGADFGNGAFKDMALASLRSLSAADKREPALKLFSEVIGKPTFPADSFARIKNQMLAGFEYQKQNPGKLASLELMKRLYGDHPYAHSSDGNPQSVPKITLAQLREFHAKAYAAGNVVIALVGDLSRTEAEAIANQVSSALPKGPALAKIAQPQEPKASTGHIEFPSKQTNLMLAQLGIDRDDPDYAALSMGNQILGGGGFGTRLMSEVREKRGLTYGVYSAFSPMQARGPFMINLQTRAEMSEGTLKLVQDVLADYLKTGPTQKELDDAKRELAGSFPLSTASNADIVGQLGAMGFYNLPLSYLDDFMRQSQSLTVEQVRDALNKHLSTDKMVIVTAGPTVPQKPLPAPSDKPAEQPLGVPEH